Proteins from one Caldanaerovirga acetigignens genomic window:
- a CDS encoding IS110 family transposase, which translates to MIYGGIDVAKYSHEVCLVNESGDIVLKIHIDNNHKGMNKLLQALKRLGLRPDDVKFCLEATGHYWLP; encoded by the coding sequence ATGATCTATGGCGGTATTGATGTGGCTAAATACAGTCACGAAGTATGCCTAGTAAATGAATCCGGAGATATAGTCCTAAAGATACATATAGATAATAACCATAAAGGAATGAATAAACTTTTGCAGGCATTAAAAAGGCTCGGTTTAAGGCCTGATGACGTAAAGTTCTGCTTAGAAGCCACCGGACATTACTGGCTTCCTAT